Below is a genomic region from Eupeodes corollae chromosome 1, idEupCoro1.1, whole genome shotgun sequence.
CAAGTAAGTACTTCTTTTCTCTTCCAAAATTCGTATCCCATaaagatttgttctttttgtaggCATTTAAGAGATCGTCATTGCACCAAGGAAGGAGGCTCCTACGTCTGCCGCTATGGCTTCAATGGCGTCTGTCCATCGCTGCCACTGGATGGTGTATCCGATCGGGACTACGAATCGCATGTCACTCGCTACCACGTCAACCAACCAAGTCGGGAACCCGCTCCCGAATGGTCAGTCTTCTCGGCCGCTCAGAATCTTCCCGCCGTGCTCAATGATCCCGGCCGAGGCAAGCAGGCGAATCTGTTCACAAAAAAATGGGGTGATTCATTCGTGGAGAAGGCGCACATCGGCCAGTCGCCCCATCTGGACGACATCCAATATGCAGACTTCGAGAACTACGTCAAGAAAATCGGCAAGCGCTATCGACGCCATGTCCGCATGAGCGCCCATCAACTGCAGCAAGAGAAGGAAGATTCTAGTCAACAAAACTACCGCAGTCCGACTCGGGAAGGCCAACTCAGCGAAATCCCCGACATCTTCATGAAAGCCACGATGGATTTGAACAACCCAGAATGCTTTGCCTCGGTCTTCCCGGGCATTGGGCAAGCCAGCGAAGAGAGCAAACAATCGGGTCGACTGCTACAGGAGAAACTCTCCCACTATTTGGACATTGTCGAGGTGAAAATTGCCCGCCAAGTGTCCCAGAAATCGGCGGCCTTCTTTCACGCAATGACATCGCAAGATGCCATCATGGAACAGATGCAGGAAGCGGCCCAAAATGTTCGCGAATTGAGGCAGAGTCTGCGAGCTCTGAGTAAGACTGAGGTTGAGGAttcattgaaaattgtccagTACGCCCAGCGGAGGCGAAATTACGACCAAACTCTGGACAAACTCTGTCTAATGGCGACGGTGCACAAGACACAACCAATGTTGCAGCTGTTACTGGGCACGCAGGATTACGTGGCAGCTCTGGATTTGATAGGTGAGTTGAATGGAGTATGTTTCGATGATTCAATTGTCATTTCTCACCTTTCAGGAACCACCCAAGAGATCCTCACCCAAGAACTAGTCGGCGTGCACTGTTTTAAGCATCTGCCGATGCAACTTACCGAAATGGAGAAACTAATAGATAAAATGCTGACCACGGAATTCGAACGTTTCGCCACAGCCGACTTGAATCGACCCTTGTCCTCGACCAGTCCCAACTCCGATGAGGAATTCGATAAAATCCTGGCCGAAGATAAGCTCATTTGCATTGTCATGGGTCTGTTGCGCAAGAATAACTACGCCTTCATCGATACCTACAAGGAGGAGAGTATCGTGACGATAAGAGCAATAATCAAACAGTTGGTCATCGAGGTGATAGCTTCATCAGATGCTGAATTGTGTCTGACCGGCCACGGGGAGGAGGCTCAAAGTTTGTCCATAACCGAATGGATTGCTCTGCTGCAGAGGGCCACAGTGGCGCTGCTGGAAGTCCTGGGGCGGGTAAAAGCTGTGACCACGATAATGCTTCAAACGGCCAATGCAGCTGCCGGGAGATTTGATGAGGCCGTGAATCTTATGGATTCGGATGCATTTCTCACCGACGCCGACTACGAGAACGTCAAAGAAAAACTATGTGAGCTTCTGCAATCTGTTTGCAACTATTGCCATGAACGCTGTTCAAATCTGGTGTCCAGTCAGAGTTTGGAGAAGAGTGTGGCGACCGCCGACGAGATCGAGAAGCTGACGGCCATTGTGGATGAGTTCAGTGCAGGAACAGAGGCGATATCGGGGGCACAGAGTGTTCCTCTGAAAGTCGCAGTCAAAGTGCAAGCGTCAAGGTTTGCCAATCGCTTCCACTCggagagaaaacaaaaaatggcaCTGCTTCTAGACTCGGAACGTTGGCGGCAGGTTGACATTCCCAATGAATTCCAAAAGATCATCGATCGAATTGCCGAGAATGACTTCAGCTTTAGCAAGGCCTTGGAGTATTCGGCCGGAACAGCAACAGCTATCCAGTGCAACGGTGGCGGCAGTCCGGCGAGTCCAGTGCTTTTGGTCGAAGGGAAGCCATTCTCGCTGGTAGGTGCTGCTCTGCTGCTGGTGCAAATGATCAGCGAATATTGCAAATGTGCCCTGCGCCTGCCCATTGTGGCGGGCTATCTGTCGCGAAATGTTGTGGACCTCTTGCGGACGTTCAACTCACGTTCGTGTCAATTAATAATCGGCGCTGGAGCGCTACGCGTTGCCGGTCTCAAAACCATCACAAGTGGAAACTTGGCACTCGTCTCGCGAGCCCTCCAGCTAGTCCTCTGGCTAATGCCCAAAGTCAAAGAGCATTTCCGCTCCCTAGATCCGACCTCCGTCTCCAGCTTCGATACGATCGAAAAGGATTTCATCGGACACATAAAAGAAATCGAGAATAAAATCTACGGAATTGTCACCGACCGTGTGGCCGCGCA
It encodes:
- the LOC129938521 gene encoding vacuolar protein sorting-associated protein 54; this translates as MANNQTTTTGSSSKSSNPNNIEGNTNIIKKDPQIQTPPAWESCYYCPMESFKSSSDFVKHLRDRHCTKEGGSYVCRYGFNGVCPSLPLDGVSDRDYESHVTRYHVNQPSREPAPEWSVFSAAQNLPAVLNDPGRGKQANLFTKKWGDSFVEKAHIGQSPHLDDIQYADFENYVKKIGKRYRRHVRMSAHQLQQEKEDSSQQNYRSPTREGQLSEIPDIFMKATMDLNNPECFASVFPGIGQASEESKQSGRLLQEKLSHYLDIVEVKIARQVSQKSAAFFHAMTSQDAIMEQMQEAAQNVRELRQSLRALSKTEVEDSLKIVQYAQRRRNYDQTLDKLCLMATVHKTQPMLQLLLGTQDYVAALDLIGTTQEILTQELVGVHCFKHLPMQLTEMEKLIDKMLTTEFERFATADLNRPLSSTSPNSDEEFDKILAEDKLICIVMGLLRKNNYAFIDTYKEESIVTIRAIIKQLVIEVIASSDAELCLTGHGEEAQSLSITEWIALLQRATVALLEVLGRVKAVTTIMLQTANAAAGRFDEAVNLMDSDAFLTDADYENVKEKLCELLQSVCNYCHERCSNLVSSQSLEKSVATADEIEKLTAIVDEFSAGTEAISGAQSVPLKVAVKVQASRFANRFHSERKQKMALLLDSERWRQVDIPNEFQKIIDRIAENDFSFSKALEYSAGTATAIQCNGGGSPASPVLLVEGKPFSLVGAALLLVQMISEYCKCALRLPIVAGYLSRNVVDLLRTFNSRSCQLIIGAGALRVAGLKTITSGNLALVSRALQLVLWLMPKVKEHFRSLDPTSVSSFDTIEKDFIGHIKEIENKIYGIVTDRVAAQLSSWDSRPPVPSQSFRNISRHLVKLHEAIAPILPEQQIHAIYRIVHRNFKDKLKEQLLKNNIVNNGGPQHGVVTSELTFYMETLRTLKALAPEEMGDDSMEDIWIF